A stretch of DNA from Macrotis lagotis isolate mMagLag1 chromosome X, bilby.v1.9.chrom.fasta, whole genome shotgun sequence:
ggCTTGTCCCTAACTACAGACACAGCTTTAAACCACTAGGGGTCACTGGAGGGCCGCAACCCATACCGCTGACGTGGCGATCTGACAAACCGGTTTGGGTAGATCAGTGGCCCCTCACCAAAGAGAAATTACAGGCCCTTGCTAACATAGTACAAGGACTTTTATCGGCTGGACAAGTAGAGCCATCCACCAGCCCATGGAATTCCCcagtttttgtaatcaaaaagaaaagtgggaaatggagaATGTTAGTAGATCTAAGAAAGGTAAATGCCACCTTACAACCTATGGGTACCACCCAGCCTGGGTTACCTTCTCCAGTTGCCATTCCAAAGGCTTGGCCCATAActgttatagatataaaggattgtttttatagtataccCCTTAACCCTGTAGATAGACAGCGCTTCGCCTTTAGTGTACCTGCTGTAAATTATCAAGAACCTGCTCAGCgttttcagtttaaagtccttCCCCAAGGCATGGCAAACAGTCCCACTCTATGTCAGGTTTATGTTGCACAGATTTTGATGCCCATTAGGCGAGAACACTCAGGagccattattatttattatatggaTGACATATTAATTTCTGCATCCCACCGGACTGTTGTCtcgcttattttaaaaaagattaccTCAGCCCTAGCAGCATATGGGTTACAAGTTGCCCctgaaaagatacaaacagaacctccttacacatatttaggacatcaggtatacaaggatttagtgaagaaatatcctaagattgatacagctcaagtttctacattaaatgactttcagaaattaattggttCAATCCAATGGCTAAGGAATGTAGTTCCTATTTCCAATGATATGATGTATCCATTGTATGATATCTTAAAAGgctcatctgatttgaactcgccCCGTACATGGACCCCTGCAGCCATGGAAGCTGTTACCcagatacaggacttggcatCCACATCAACTGTTGCCCGATTAGATCCAACCGCTCCGGTTTATGTAACTTTGGTGTGTCATCCTTCATTGGGTAAGGCCGGAGTAGTGTTCCAAGTTACAGGTCCTTTACAATGGGTACATTCATCAAAACCCATTAAGTCTATACCTTCCAAGTTTGAAGTGGATGCACAACTCCTTTTGAAAGCAGCAGAAGCTGCGATCACTATTTTTGGCACCATTCCTATGTTACTGCTCCAGGAAGATCCTGCAATACTTACTCATCTAGCACAGAATTCAGAGGAGTGGGCCATGTTATTGTCTACTTATCCCACTTCTCAGGGTCATCCACCTCCCTCATTACGAGGATGGTTGCAACTCCCTTTGAAGTATCCCTCCAACCCATTAGTTCCTCAACCAGTACAGGGAGTCAATGTTTTTACCGATGCTACCAAACACCatagagcatctatttatattccagaCAAGAAGATATTGAAGGTGTTACAAACTCCATATGCCTCAGcccaaaagaatgaattgcaggccattgtgatagccttagaactgtgtgcttatgagccttttaacttaatcactgatagctattactgctttgttttattgcaacagctagctctagcagatctttctttgtccaattctgcaGTCATAGATCTCTTACACCAAGCACAACGGTCTCTCCTACACCGCTCTGACCCCCTCTAtgtcttacatgtcagatctcatgTGTCCACTTCTGGCCCAATCTACTCAGGGAATGCCATAGCTGACTCGGCTCTCCTTGACCCTGAtatcaaaagtgagatagtcatgTATGCAGATCCTTCTATTGTTCATGACACATTTCATCTCCCAGCAAAAACACTTGCACGGCTTTATGGTCTTCCTAAGGAAGAGGCTCATCGCATAGTCCGACAATGTAGGCATTGTGTCCCTTTTCGGCCTGCCCCGATTGTACATACCACCAACCCCCGGGGCCTGGCCCCTAATGAcatttggcagatggatgtcacccacttTCAGGCCAGCTTAATTCATGTCACTATggacactttttctaactttattatggcCACTTTGCAGCCTGGTGAGGCTGTACACCATGTGATAGCTCATTGTCTTCACTGCTTTGCCACCCACGGGATACCTCGGTTGTTAAAAACCGACAACGGCCCGGCCTATACCTCCTCTGCTTTTGCTCGCTTCTGCCACCAATTTGGTGTCACTCATGTTACCGgtatcccttacaatcccaccgGTCAAGCCATTGTGGAGCGTGCCAATCAGTCCTTGAAGCGcactctcattaaacaaaaagggggagtgcgtGGTAGACTCACTGCAGTTCAGGTAGCAACTGCGGTCTTCACCAGGAATTACTTGATTGGTGATGATCAGGGCATTACCCCTGCTATGAAACAAATACTACCTCCACAAACTCCACTAACAcaagaaatacacacacagacaaaaaacctaacaaaaaataaacccacgacagtatggtggagagatgaggaaggacagtGGCATGGTCCCGCCCAGGTGATGGTATGGGGAAAGGGATTCTTGTGTCTCCACACAGGTGAAGGGACACGCTGGGTGCCCACCAGGTGGACCAGGACCTGtacagaagataaagagaaaccACCAAAAAAGCAGACGGAAGCGCCTCAACAGGACGCAGAAAGCAAAGATGGCACATAAATGGCTAAGTATACTAGGAATATTAAGCAGATTAAAACCCATTGACTCCCGATCCATTCCCCTTCATTGGAAAAATCTTACTGAGGCCACTCATTTTACTTATTGGACAGTAATACCAGGGTTTCCTATGGTTGTTCCAGCCACATGGATAGGAGATCCAGTGGAATTACAGTTAGCAGGCTCTGCCTACCTAGTGCTAGGAGGACTTAAAGGGGCTCCTCCTGAAAAGAAACATGATCTGAATAGCCCTGTAACTCTGACTTCTTTGCATCTTCTGATATGCCTTACTACAGGCTCTCACCCCCTCTGTGCTCAGGTGGTAAATGGAACACTTAAAGAAACCCCTCATGGACCAGATAGCAATCTTGGGCATGGTGACTTCTTGCATTTTTCTATGATCCAACATCTTATGCCTGTGGCCTATCTGACGCCAGTTGATAAGACCAAAGGAGATATACACTATGTCTCGTCACTCCCTCTGCCCAATAACAGTTTTATAGGGAGAATGGCTTTGAGCGAGTTCAATAAAACGTGGCATTGGATTCTGGGAGGTGGATGCAATACCACTAAAGCCTCTTGggaaagtaataaaactgatggCCCTTGTAATTTTATGGACAGGATTAGAGTGGCTGCAGGAATGTCCCCTAACCAAGAAATACCCCATTCCCCTCTACCACCATGCTCTCCTTCACCAACTATGTTTGAAGCCGTACAGGTTTGTTCTACAGGAGTTCCAGTCTACGGTCCCAACGTGAACGGCACTCAAGTGTATTTCCTGGATGGCGGCCCAGGCCCCTATTTTGCTGCTCCGGTCCCGCATGTGATGAAAGACAACAGTACCAGACCACAGATGCACCTTTGGAAAGCCGCAGCAGCCTTCGATGTCATCATTCATTCTACGGACAACACTGCCCCTGCCAAAGTGAACAACACCATCTGGAACCTTTGGGCTGAACTATTTTATGACATATTGGGTGTGCCCcgaaggacagaggacagactatTGGTGTAATGTCTTTACCACACAAGCAGTGACTGTCCTACCTATCTATCTAGATGAGTTAGACAAAATAATCAATACCATAAGGAATATCACAGATCAGTATAAGAAAGATATGGAGGATGATCACGGTCTATTCCCTGATTGGATAAATAAGATAGACCTTAATCATTGGATGCATTATTTGTTGATTCTTGGTGCTTGGTGTTTAATGGCCTTATTGCTATGTTGcctgtttccccttcttttttctctgtttataaaaATGGGGCGTTGGGCCCTTGAGCAACTCAAGGCAGACATACTCATGtcaaacaaaaagggggagttgtcgggggtcggccctgaccgcctgggtggataggacctccccgggagtgaggtcagaccaacccagagaagacatggctccttaaggggagcagtggcttcgcctggttggcctgtgtccattgctccaatcgggtggtaggttctgcccttggggcggattggggtggcagcccggaaataactccctatattatccagcgccctgagctattcggggatccctctgcacctaataaaacatatgcctcctgaagaagtgtctgcctgagtccctcctcgctgatccctgggggagggaaataccagggacgcctgaagcagtgcccactgaggagctcactcgggagtccggggaagaagaccccagACAGAATGTGGCATGGTCATTAGTGTACTAGATTGAGAGGAAGAAATTGCTTTAATCCAATTCAGACAAAATGTATATGTGATTCCGGACAGGTCACTCACCATCaggtttctcttttgtaaaatgaaaatagaccCAAAATCTCAATCTTGCTGAGGttaaaatggaataatttatGAGAAAGGtttgaaaaaccttaaaatgctatatacctataatctattattattattctttgctGATGATTCCCATCAAAATGAAATATTGTAGAGGTCAAGTAGATCCAgatactcattttatttattatgtgctCATGTTCCTAATTAGGGTTAGTCTTAAACTATTAGCAATAACTTTAAAAGTGGATATAGAGTCATAAGTTTTTCCAAATAATATTAGTATGAAtaaaattcagtgaaaaaaatgacCTCTTGAAAATAAAAACCTGGTAGTGACAAAGATGCTTATAAAgaggaatagaaagagaagacTTTGTGACTTTTTAACTTGTGTTTTTTCCAAAATATGAATTACATATTTGTATTGAAATAATACTGAATCTTATAGACTGATTGAGAGGTGAAGACTAGGATTTAGTTTTCTGTCAGTTCATTGAATATTAATAATGTAAAGACTTTAATGTGATTGCACTAAAATGTATAGTAGCTTTGAGAAGCAGAGGGCCTTTCAAGTTTGAAAATGAGTTGTAAATACTATCTGCaagtttcttcttgtttattttttcattttaacatatTCGAATTTGttcatgaaatcatttttatgctttaaaggtttggttttttattttctatgcCCTCAAAGGAActcaaatttgactttaataCTTAATGGGGCATGAGGACCTGGCCAATCATTCTTTGAGGTATCTTTTTAGGAAATGATATATTAGAATTCAGAAAT
This window harbors:
- the LOC141500717 gene encoding uncharacterized protein LOC141500717, which produces MAHKWLSILGILSRLKPIDSRSIPLHWKNLTEATHFTYWTVIPGFPMVVPATWIGDPVELQLAGSAYLVLGGLKGAPPEKKHDLNSPVTLTSLHLLICLTTGSHPLCAQVVNGTLKETPHGPDSNLGHGDFLHFSMIQHLMPVAYLTPVDKTKGDIHYVSSLPLPNNSFIGRMALSEFNKTWHWILGGGCNTTKASWESNKTDGPCNFMDRIRVAAGMSPNQEIPHSPLPPCSPSPTMFEAVQVCSTGVPVYGPNVNGTQVYFLDGGPGPYFAAPVPHVMKDNSTRPQMHLWKAAAAFDVIIHSTDNTAPAKVNNTIWNLWAELFYDILGVPRRTEDRLLV